In one Candidatus Woesearchaeota archaeon B3_Woes genomic region, the following are encoded:
- the grpE gene encoding nucleotide exchange factor GrpE, with amino-acid sequence MVDFKSTRCKMKDSKKHETKKELTETIQRLQADFENYKKRVESQNSEINKYAKAELITKLLSVLDSFELSLKNTDNKEEFIKGVELIYSQLFQTLEDMGLRKINIEGCRFDPYKHEVLITQESNKEDGVILEELQKGYMLDDKVIRHTKVKISKKSPKGGDDKHDKRATKC; translated from the coding sequence ATGGTTGATTTTAAATCAACAAGATGTAAAATGAAAGATTCAAAAAAACATGAAACAAAGAAAGAATTGACTGAGACAATTCAAAGATTACAAGCTGATTTTGAAAACTATAAAAAAAGAGTTGAAAGCCAGAATAGTGAAATAAATAAATATGCTAAGGCTGAATTAATAACTAAATTACTAAGTGTTTTAGATAGTTTTGAATTATCATTAAAAAATACAGACAATAAAGAAGAATTCATAAAGGGTGTTGAGCTGATATATTCCCAGCTTTTTCAAACTTTAGAAGATATGGGGTTAAGGAAAATAAATATTGAAGGATGTAGATTTGATCCATACAAACACGAAGTTTTAATAACCCAGGAATCTAATAAAGAAGATGGAGTGATATTAGAAGAGCTCCAGAAAGGATATATGCTAGATGATAAGGTTATAAGGCATACTAAAGTTAAAATTTCAAAAAAAAGTCCAAAAGGCGGGGATGATAAACATGACAAAAGAGCTACCAAATGTTGA